The Urbifossiella limnaea genome has a window encoding:
- a CDS encoding VOC family protein, with product MRLDHIAYRVADRDATVKFLSDAFGYTFQAEFDIFFNDEKTDAARCVALEPPEKPGKHAAFSLPGPDGVVYHLAPEVFVSEGTPGSIVGNWVAARGGVGGIHHLAYEVPDVEAKRQEWVANGWGDFTSDHAFKCDDLTQIFTTPHRLTGVIFEFIERKGYGFCAANVKELMKSTVAADGNMK from the coding sequence ATGAGGCTCGATCACATCGCCTACCGGGTCGCCGACCGCGACGCGACGGTGAAGTTCCTGTCGGACGCGTTCGGCTACACGTTCCAGGCCGAGTTCGACATCTTCTTCAACGACGAGAAGACGGACGCCGCCCGGTGCGTGGCGCTGGAGCCGCCGGAGAAGCCGGGGAAGCACGCGGCGTTCTCGCTGCCCGGGCCCGACGGCGTGGTGTACCACCTGGCCCCCGAGGTGTTCGTGAGCGAGGGGACGCCGGGGAGCATCGTCGGCAACTGGGTCGCGGCCCGCGGCGGCGTCGGCGGCATCCACCACCTGGCGTACGAGGTGCCGGACGTGGAGGCGAAGCGGCAGGAGTGGGTGGCCAACGGCTGGGGCGACTTCACCTCCGACCACGCCTTCAAGTGCGACGACCTGACCCAGATCTTCACCACCCCGCACCGGCTGACCGGCGTGATCTTCGAGTTCATCGAGCGAAAGGGATACGGCTTCTGCGCCGCGAACGTGAAGGAGTTGATGAAGAGTACCGTCGCCGCCGACGGGAACATGAAATGA
- a CDS encoding mandelate racemase/muconate lactonizing enzyme family protein, with product MKITAVEAIVLRLPNVVAAADGTQDTCLVRVDTDAGISGWGEVDSSPEVVKAAIDAPMSHTQASGLGRVVVGLDPLAVEVCNERMRRAAVYFAGGGVAVHAMAGIDMALWDIAGKALGQPVYRLLGGPFQTRFRAYSSVLFGDTPAATYEAARRWADRGFTAVKFGWGPMGQSEAGDVALVREARRGLGDGIDLLVDAGECFDARTAIRRSHQFAEFRPYWLEEMLHPADLAGYRQLSAASPTPIAAGETECRLSEFVRMLDEGGLDWVQPDPGRCGISTMLAVGRAARERFKRVCNHSFKSGITIAASLHVMAALPGVDVFEFCMADSPLRHDLTREVFEAPGGWVTVSDAPGLGVTINEATVAKYRVK from the coding sequence ATGAAGATCACCGCCGTCGAAGCGATCGTCCTCCGCCTGCCGAACGTCGTCGCCGCCGCGGACGGCACCCAGGACACCTGTCTCGTCCGCGTCGACACCGATGCCGGCATCTCCGGTTGGGGCGAGGTCGATTCGAGCCCCGAGGTGGTGAAGGCCGCCATCGACGCGCCGATGAGCCATACCCAGGCCTCGGGCCTTGGGCGCGTGGTGGTCGGGCTCGACCCGCTGGCCGTCGAGGTGTGTAACGAGCGGATGCGCCGCGCCGCCGTGTACTTCGCCGGCGGCGGCGTCGCCGTTCACGCGATGGCCGGCATCGACATGGCCCTGTGGGACATCGCCGGCAAGGCGCTCGGGCAGCCGGTATACCGGTTGCTCGGCGGGCCGTTCCAGACGCGGTTCCGGGCGTACAGCAGCGTGCTGTTCGGCGACACCCCTGCCGCGACCTACGAAGCCGCCCGCCGCTGGGCCGACCGCGGGTTCACGGCCGTTAAGTTCGGCTGGGGGCCGATGGGGCAGTCCGAAGCCGGCGACGTGGCGCTCGTCCGCGAGGCCCGGCGCGGGCTCGGCGACGGGATCGACCTGCTGGTGGACGCCGGCGAGTGCTTCGACGCCCGCACCGCGATCCGCCGCAGCCACCAGTTCGCCGAGTTCCGCCCGTACTGGCTCGAAGAGATGCTCCACCCCGCCGACCTGGCCGGGTACAGGCAGCTGTCCGCGGCGAGCCCGACGCCCATTGCCGCGGGCGAGACGGAGTGCCGGCTGAGCGAGTTCGTGCGGATGCTGGACGAGGGCGGGCTGGACTGGGTGCAGCCGGACCCGGGGCGGTGCGGGATCAGCACGATGCTGGCGGTCGGGCGGGCGGCGCGGGAGCGGTTCAAGCGGGTGTGCAACCACAGCTTCAAGAGCGGCATCACGATCGCCGCGAGCCTCCACGTGATGGCCGCGCTGCCGGGCGTGGACGTGTTCGAGTTCTGCATGGCCGACTCGCCGCTGCGGCACGACCTGACGCGCGAGGTGTTCGAGGCGCCGGGCGGCTGGGTGACGGTGAGCGACGCGCCGGGCCTCGGCGTGACCATCAACGAGGCGACGGTGGCGAAGTACCGCGTGAAATAA
- a CDS encoding N,N-dimethylformamidase beta subunit family domain-containing protein — MPRPTRRQALAALAATGAQPARPKLIADENARPGSTDWQLSYVKFDAAAKYRQSVLEGYATRMSVKAGQEIGFCVSCVPASAVTIDVYRLGYYGGAGGRLVRSLGPVNVTPQPTPPVGPARLRECRWPAAAALTVPADWPSGVYLAKLSAAAHRYQSAVVFVVTDDRPADVLVQCSTNTWQAYNKWPDAHSLYDNDRPDRKPLVSGVRASFDRPFAKYPQVSDNPLSLGTGEFLLFEFPFAYWLEKHGYDVTYCTNEDVHASLETVTRRKAFLSIGHDEYWSRPQFDHVSEAVRRGVNVGFFSGNAVCFVTPFSPSSDGRPNRIIERRGRYGGIRPEEEKWMADLPEPGPDEATLIGARTVIPFNGSGDWVCTKPDHWAFAGTGMKAGDRIPGLVGWEHHGNPAPIPGLEVLAAGKTWNGAEQESHYEATIYPGPRGNTVFNAATIFWAQGLASPPGHWLPFVHNGRPHGPDPRVERITHNLLRRWTGVGG; from the coding sequence ATGCCCCGCCCGACCCGCCGCCAGGCGCTTGCCGCCCTCGCCGCCACCGGCGCCCAACCCGCACGGCCGAAGCTCATCGCCGACGAGAACGCCCGCCCCGGCTCGACCGACTGGCAGCTCTCCTACGTGAAGTTCGACGCCGCCGCGAAGTACCGGCAGTCCGTGCTCGAAGGCTACGCCACCCGGATGAGCGTGAAGGCGGGCCAGGAGATCGGCTTCTGCGTCAGCTGCGTGCCGGCGTCGGCCGTGACGATCGACGTCTACCGCCTCGGCTACTACGGCGGCGCCGGCGGCCGGCTGGTGCGCTCACTCGGGCCGGTGAACGTCACACCACAGCCGACGCCGCCGGTCGGCCCGGCGCGGCTCCGCGAGTGCCGCTGGCCGGCGGCCGCCGCGCTCACCGTTCCCGCCGACTGGCCGAGCGGCGTCTACCTCGCCAAGCTGTCCGCCGCCGCGCACCGCTACCAGAGTGCGGTCGTCTTCGTCGTCACCGACGACCGCCCGGCCGACGTGCTCGTGCAGTGCAGCACGAACACCTGGCAGGCGTACAACAAGTGGCCCGACGCCCACTCGCTGTACGACAACGACCGGCCGGACCGGAAGCCGCTCGTGTCCGGCGTGCGGGCCAGCTTCGACCGGCCGTTCGCCAAGTACCCGCAGGTGAGCGACAACCCGCTGTCACTCGGCACCGGCGAATTCCTGCTGTTCGAGTTCCCCTTCGCGTACTGGCTCGAAAAGCACGGCTACGACGTGACCTACTGCACGAACGAGGACGTGCATGCGTCGCTCGAAACCGTGACACGCCGCAAGGCGTTCCTGTCGATCGGGCACGACGAGTACTGGAGCCGGCCGCAGTTCGACCACGTCTCCGAGGCCGTACGCCGCGGCGTCAACGTCGGCTTCTTCAGCGGCAACGCGGTGTGCTTCGTCACGCCCTTCTCGCCGAGTTCCGACGGCCGGCCGAACCGGATCATCGAGCGCCGCGGCCGGTACGGCGGCATCCGGCCCGAGGAGGAGAAGTGGATGGCCGACCTCCCCGAACCGGGCCCGGACGAGGCGACGCTGATCGGCGCGCGGACCGTCATCCCGTTCAACGGCTCCGGCGACTGGGTGTGTACGAAGCCGGACCACTGGGCCTTCGCAGGCACCGGAATGAAAGCGGGCGACCGCATTCCTGGGTTGGTCGGTTGGGAGCACCACGGCAACCCGGCGCCGATTCCCGGGCTGGAGGTGCTGGCCGCGGGCAAGACGTGGAACGGGGCCGAGCAGGAGAGCCACTACGAGGCGACGATTTACCCCGGCCCGCGCGGCAACACGGTGTTCAACGCGGCGACGATCTTCTGGGCGCAGGGGCTGGCGTCGCCGCCGGGTCACTGGCTGCCGTTCGTCCACAACGGCCGCCCGCACGGGCCCGACCCGCGCGTCGAGCGGATCACGCACAACCTCCTGCGACGGTGGACGGGAGTCGGCGGGTGA
- a CDS encoding sigma-70 family RNA polymerase sigma factor — translation MIRPAYRPDTTEPDRVLLRRYAAGDPAAFAQLLDRHGPLVLGACRRAVGGHAHAAEDAFQATFLVLARKAAGLRDPDSLPGWLFGVARRVAAAARRRDTRHERASRAGAKPEAVPAGKWDDLLAVVDEEIAALPDDLRAAVLPCLYHGKTQDEAAAELGWTLSTLRRRLDRGRELLRSRLTTRGVAPAVALVAGAVAPSAVSALPPQVRAATLDLAAGGTAPAGVTELARGGAPAGLSPAWVVAGVTAVGVAVGAAAWFGSNHQPPSPAPATASMPEPPKPEVLPALPAAPLPPRAIVRLGTTRFRHGTDGAFGLVDPLGVTRLGFLPDGTLTSVGGGRVRFWDAATGVERDGPGVAVGSRWVLRAVPFDAGRRLLVPEQDAAGNLLPAARVWTLVDRRAGPVLAFARHTGRKGDVIGPTAVSADGTRFAQTDGNGDGWLWHADCSTGAKLAGKVREHGPAAFLPGGGELVTACPDGSFRVWDAADGKELRAFGDPAPHIAAAASADGTRVAVVGEDPDPAGNTGPRQVVVWDTARGTVVRRFPLPGLIGFVAGGGAVAFTPDGRHVAAVGHVRNRTLEVRWWALDGNGSGHWTAMSEGTPPQPLAVANDLRTLAVGSGSGSARGVIRVFDGVTGVERVPPDGMPGPVQGVAFAAGGSGVVTTDHFGRLATWDVTTGKQQHLTVTDRQSPPETDVGFDVPAALGLAGPLGPQQPGVPPAVVKSVAVSADGSRVAVGVATFPPGQGWGRVYVLNRATRAVLWSAPVADAAVTSLAFSPDGSRLAVGTTVVRVFAAATGAGGLTLDGHRGAVTALGFSADGKRLASGATDATAVLWNVE, via the coding sequence ATGATCCGCCCCGCGTACCGCCCCGACACCACTGAGCCCGACCGCGTCCTCCTCCGCCGCTACGCCGCCGGCGACCCGGCCGCGTTCGCGCAACTGCTCGACCGGCACGGGCCGCTCGTGCTCGGCGCCTGCCGCCGCGCCGTCGGCGGGCACGCCCACGCCGCCGAGGACGCGTTCCAGGCCACGTTCCTCGTCCTCGCCCGCAAGGCCGCGGGGCTCCGCGATCCGGACTCGCTCCCCGGCTGGCTGTTCGGCGTGGCCCGGCGGGTGGCGGCGGCTGCGCGCCGCCGCGACACCCGGCACGAGCGCGCGAGCCGGGCCGGGGCGAAGCCGGAAGCCGTGCCGGCCGGCAAGTGGGACGACCTGCTCGCCGTCGTCGACGAGGAGATCGCGGCGCTCCCGGACGACCTGCGGGCGGCGGTGCTGCCGTGCCTGTACCACGGGAAGACCCAGGACGAGGCCGCGGCCGAACTCGGCTGGACCCTCAGCACGCTCCGCCGCCGGCTCGACCGCGGCCGCGAACTCCTCCGCTCTCGCCTCACCACCCGCGGCGTCGCCCCGGCCGTGGCCCTCGTCGCCGGGGCGGTCGCGCCGTCGGCGGTGAGCGCACTCCCTCCGCAGGTGCGGGCCGCGACGCTCGACCTGGCCGCCGGCGGCACCGCCCCCGCGGGCGTGACGGAGTTGGCGCGCGGCGGTGCGCCGGCCGGCCTCAGCCCCGCGTGGGTCGTCGCCGGCGTCACCGCAGTCGGCGTGGCCGTGGGGGCGGCTGCGTGGTTCGGATCCAACCACCAGCCGCCGTCGCCCGCCCCGGCAACGGCGTCGATGCCCGAGCCGCCGAAGCCCGAGGTGCTGCCGGCCCTTCCCGCGGCACCCTTGCCCCCGCGGGCCATCGTCCGGCTCGGCACCACCCGCTTCCGCCACGGCACCGACGGCGCCTTCGGCCTGGTCGATCCGCTCGGCGTCACCCGCCTCGGCTTCCTTCCCGACGGCACGCTCACCTCCGTCGGCGGCGGGCGCGTCCGCTTCTGGGACGCCGCGACTGGCGTCGAGCGTGACGGACCCGGTGTCGCGGTCGGGTCACGGTGGGTACTGCGGGCCGTTCCGTTCGACGCCGGCCGCCGCCTCCTCGTCCCCGAGCAGGACGCGGCCGGCAACCTCCTCCCGGCGGCGCGGGTGTGGACCCTCGTGGATCGCAGGGCCGGACCGGTGCTGGCGTTCGCCCGCCACACTGGCCGCAAGGGCGACGTGATCGGCCCGACCGCCGTGAGTGCCGACGGCACCCGGTTCGCTCAGACCGACGGCAACGGCGACGGCTGGCTGTGGCACGCCGACTGCTCGACCGGGGCGAAGCTCGCGGGGAAGGTGCGCGAGCACGGCCCGGCAGCGTTCCTGCCCGGCGGCGGAGAACTCGTGACCGCGTGCCCCGACGGCTCGTTCCGCGTGTGGGACGCCGCCGACGGGAAGGAACTGCGGGCGTTCGGCGACCCGGCCCCCCACATCGCCGCGGCGGCGTCGGCGGACGGCACCCGGGTGGCCGTCGTGGGCGAAGACCCCGACCCGGCCGGCAACACGGGCCCGAGGCAGGTGGTCGTTTGGGACACGGCCCGCGGCACGGTGGTGCGGCGGTTCCCGCTCCCCGGGCTCATCGGCTTCGTGGCCGGCGGTGGGGCGGTCGCGTTCACCCCCGACGGCCGGCACGTCGCCGCCGTGGGCCACGTCCGCAACCGCACGCTGGAGGTCCGCTGGTGGGCGCTGGACGGCAACGGGTCCGGCCACTGGACGGCAATGAGTGAGGGGACGCCGCCGCAGCCGCTGGCCGTGGCGAACGACCTGCGCACCCTGGCCGTGGGCAGCGGCTCCGGCTCCGCTCGCGGGGTCATCCGTGTGTTCGACGGCGTGACTGGCGTGGAGCGCGTGCCGCCGGACGGGATGCCGGGGCCAGTGCAGGGGGTCGCGTTCGCGGCCGGCGGGTCCGGGGTGGTGACGACCGACCACTTCGGGCGACTGGCGACGTGGGACGTGACCACGGGCAAGCAGCAACACCTGACCGTGACCGATCGGCAGTCGCCGCCGGAAACCGACGTGGGGTTCGACGTGCCGGCCGCGCTGGGGTTGGCAGGGCCGCTCGGGCCGCAGCAGCCGGGGGTGCCGCCGGCGGTGGTGAAGTCGGTAGCGGTGTCGGCGGACGGGTCGCGGGTGGCCGTCGGCGTGGCGACGTTCCCGCCGGGACAGGGGTGGGGCCGGGTATACGTCCTCAACCGGGCGACACGGGCGGTGCTGTGGTCGGCCCCGGTGGCGGACGCGGCGGTGACGAGCCTGGCGTTCAGCCCCGACGGCTCGCGGCTCGCGGTCGGCACGACGGTGGTGCGGGTGTTCGCGGCCGCGACCGGGGCCGGGGGTCTGACGCTGGACGGGCACCGCGGCGCGGTGACGGCGCTGGGCTTCTCTGCGGACGGGAAGCGGCTGGCGTCCGGAGCGACGGACGCGACCGCGGTGTTGTGGAACGTGGAGTAA
- a CDS encoding WD40/YVTN/BNR-like repeat-containing protein: protein MSDRVLVSTRKGLFTLDRGPAGWGVGGVSFLAENVTLTHVDPRDGGWYAALNLGHFGVKLKFSPDQGKTWEDRAAPAYPEGEVVGTGDGKPPNPATLKLIWALESGDATQPGRLWCGTLPGGLFRSDDGSRSWELVRGLWDMPERMHWMGGGADHPGIHSVLRDPRDPNVLRVAVSTGGVWTSTDGGATWAVGTGMHADYMPPELRLNPVAQDPHIMRHCPAAPDRLWIQHHNGVFQSADGARTWAHVPNAAPSGFGFAVAVHPTDPDTAWFVPATKDERRVPVDGKLVVSRTRDGGASFDVLRNGLPTEPAYDIVYRHALAIDATGDRLAFGSTTGGVWLTEDGGDNWAQLAARLPPVHAVTYAP, encoded by the coding sequence ATGTCCGACCGCGTGCTCGTGTCCACCCGCAAGGGGCTGTTCACCCTCGACCGCGGCCCCGCGGGGTGGGGTGTCGGTGGGGTGTCGTTTCTCGCCGAGAACGTGACGCTGACCCACGTGGACCCGCGCGACGGCGGCTGGTACGCGGCCCTGAACCTCGGCCACTTCGGGGTGAAGCTGAAGTTCTCGCCCGACCAGGGGAAGACGTGGGAGGACCGGGCCGCGCCCGCGTACCCGGAGGGCGAGGTGGTCGGCACCGGCGACGGCAAGCCGCCGAACCCCGCGACGCTGAAGCTGATCTGGGCGCTGGAGTCGGGCGACGCCACGCAGCCCGGCCGGCTGTGGTGCGGTACACTGCCGGGCGGGTTGTTCCGCTCCGACGACGGCAGCCGGTCGTGGGAGCTGGTCCGCGGGCTGTGGGACATGCCGGAGCGGATGCACTGGATGGGCGGCGGCGCCGACCACCCCGGCATCCACTCCGTCCTCCGCGACCCGCGCGACCCGAACGTCCTTCGCGTGGCCGTGTCGACCGGCGGGGTGTGGACGAGCACCGACGGCGGGGCGACGTGGGCGGTCGGCACCGGGATGCACGCCGACTACATGCCGCCGGAGTTGCGCCTGAACCCGGTGGCGCAGGACCCGCACATCATGCGGCACTGCCCGGCCGCGCCCGACCGGCTGTGGATTCAGCACCACAACGGCGTGTTCCAGTCGGCCGACGGGGCGCGGACGTGGGCGCACGTCCCGAACGCCGCCCCGAGCGGCTTCGGCTTCGCGGTCGCGGTCCACCCGACGGACCCCGACACCGCGTGGTTCGTGCCGGCGACGAAGGACGAGCGGCGCGTGCCGGTGGACGGGAAACTGGTGGTGAGCCGGACGCGCGACGGCGGGGCGTCGTTCGACGTGCTGCGGAACGGGTTGCCGACCGAGCCGGCCTACGACATCGTCTACCGGCACGCGCTGGCGATCGACGCGACCGGCGACCGCCTGGCGTTCGGCTCGACGACCGGCGGTGTATGGCTGACGGAGGACGGTGGCGACAACTGGGCGCAGCTCGCCGCCCGGCTGCCGCCGGTCCACGCGGTCACGTACGCTCCGTAA
- a CDS encoding ubiquitin family protein yields the protein MPTVVVAPAVARWLTAAPGNNVGERSCTVSGTTVREVLDALFVAYPTLRSYVVDERGALRHHVVAFVDNVAVADKARLAEPVPADAEVYLCQALSGG from the coding sequence ATGCCGACCGTCGTCGTCGCACCCGCCGTCGCCCGCTGGCTCACCGCCGCGCCCGGCAACAACGTCGGCGAGCGCTCCTGCACTGTGAGCGGCACGACAGTGCGCGAAGTGCTCGACGCGCTGTTTGTGGCGTACCCCACGCTCCGAAGCTACGTCGTGGACGAGCGCGGGGCGCTCCGGCACCACGTCGTCGCGTTCGTGGACAACGTCGCCGTCGCCGACAAGGCGCGGCTCGCGGAGCCGGTGCCGGCCGACGCCGAAGTCTACCTCTGTCAGGCTCTTTCCGGGGGATGA
- a CDS encoding PQQ-binding-like beta-propeller repeat protein translates to MSRLAFPLLALAALPVAATADWPQFRGPTAQGHADKADPPITWSPTKNVRWRTPVAGSGWSSPVVAGGRVYITTAVPQSEEKKASQSLRALCLDAATGAVLWDVEVFQQDGKDAPNIHSKNSHASPTPVVDGDRVYVHFGHMGTACLNAGTGATLWQTRELRYAPVHGNGGSPVLTHGKLVFSIDGTDKQQVVALDAATGKASWTTPRDAKPGKPFSFGTPLVVSVKGSDQLVSVGSDVVMGLEPGTGKEVWRAKFSGYSVVPRPVAGNGMVYFSTGYDNPVLYAVKLGGTGDVTATHVAWTAKKGAPRNASPLLIGDALYCVSDSGALTCFDAMTGRERWAENLGGAYSASPVYAGGRVYLLAEDGTGVVFKPGAEYEELAKNRLEEKALASYAAEGPALFARTAKAVYRLEGK, encoded by the coding sequence ATGTCCCGCCTCGCGTTCCCACTCCTCGCACTCGCCGCCCTGCCGGTCGCCGCGACCGCCGACTGGCCGCAGTTCCGCGGGCCCACCGCCCAGGGGCACGCCGACAAGGCTGACCCGCCCATCACCTGGAGCCCGACCAAGAACGTCCGCTGGCGCACGCCCGTCGCCGGCTCCGGCTGGTCGTCGCCGGTCGTCGCCGGCGGCCGGGTCTACATCACAACTGCCGTGCCACAGAGCGAGGAGAAGAAGGCCAGCCAGTCGCTGCGGGCGCTCTGCCTCGACGCCGCCACCGGGGCCGTGCTGTGGGACGTGGAGGTGTTCCAGCAGGACGGCAAGGACGCCCCGAACATCCACTCGAAGAACAGCCACGCCAGCCCGACGCCGGTCGTGGACGGAGACCGCGTCTACGTCCACTTCGGCCACATGGGCACAGCCTGCCTCAACGCCGGCACCGGGGCGACGCTGTGGCAGACGCGCGAGTTGCGCTACGCCCCCGTCCACGGCAACGGCGGCAGCCCGGTTCTGACACACGGCAAACTCGTGTTCAGCATCGACGGCACCGACAAGCAGCAGGTCGTGGCCCTCGACGCGGCCACCGGGAAGGCGTCGTGGACGACCCCGCGCGACGCCAAGCCGGGGAAGCCGTTCTCGTTCGGCACCCCGCTCGTGGTGTCGGTGAAGGGCTCGGACCAGCTCGTGTCGGTCGGCAGCGACGTGGTGATGGGGCTGGAACCCGGCACGGGCAAGGAGGTGTGGCGGGCGAAGTTCAGCGGCTACTCGGTGGTGCCGCGACCGGTGGCGGGGAACGGCATGGTCTACTTCAGCACCGGTTACGACAACCCCGTGCTGTATGCGGTGAAGCTCGGCGGCACCGGCGACGTGACGGCCACGCACGTGGCCTGGACGGCGAAGAAGGGCGCCCCGCGGAACGCCTCGCCGCTGCTGATCGGCGACGCGCTCTACTGCGTCAGCGACTCTGGCGCGCTGACCTGCTTTGACGCGATGACGGGGCGGGAGCGGTGGGCCGAGAACCTGGGCGGGGCGTACTCGGCGTCGCCGGTCTACGCCGGCGGCCGGGTGTACCTGCTGGCGGAGGACGGCACCGGCGTGGTGTTCAAGCCGGGGGCGGAGTACGAGGAACTGGCGAAGAACCGGCTGGAAGAGAAGGCACTGGCGAGCTACGCGGCCGAGGGGCCGGCGCTGTTCGCCCGCACCGCGAAGGCGGTGTACCGGCTGGAGGGGAAGTGA
- a CDS encoding dimethylarginine dimethylaminohydrolase family protein: protein MCPPDHYGIEYEINPWMNRSLGAGREHAFTQWRALRDTLLSLGAAVEELTPRPGLPDLVFTANAGLVFGKRFLSSRFRHEVRARESPVFDEWFAAHGFTVEHLPEGMYHEGAGDALFCGDTLFAGYRTRSAAAAHQWVGQALGVRVLPVELVDPRFYHLDTCFCPLAPSEALYFPGAFDDYGRKVLAAHVPKLIPVGEADAVRFGCNAVVVGRTVVHNSRCPELGAALRAAGYEPVEVELDEFLKAGGSAKCLTLRLDGEEAAGWKQRAAGS from the coding sequence ATGTGCCCGCCCGACCACTACGGCATCGAGTACGAGATCAACCCGTGGATGAACCGCTCCCTCGGGGCCGGCCGCGAGCACGCCTTCACCCAGTGGCGCGCCCTGCGTGACACGCTGCTGTCACTCGGCGCCGCGGTCGAGGAGCTGACCCCGCGGCCGGGCCTGCCGGACCTCGTGTTCACCGCGAACGCCGGGCTCGTGTTCGGGAAGAGGTTCCTCAGCAGCCGGTTCCGGCACGAGGTTCGCGCCCGCGAGTCGCCGGTGTTCGACGAGTGGTTCGCGGCGCACGGGTTCACGGTCGAACACCTACCCGAGGGGATGTATCACGAGGGGGCCGGCGACGCCCTGTTCTGCGGCGACACCCTGTTCGCCGGCTACCGCACCCGCTCGGCCGCGGCCGCGCACCAGTGGGTCGGCCAGGCACTCGGCGTACGCGTGCTGCCGGTCGAACTCGTGGACCCACGCTTCTACCACCTCGACACCTGCTTCTGCCCGCTCGCGCCAAGCGAAGCGCTCTACTTCCCTGGGGCGTTCGACGACTACGGCCGGAAGGTGCTGGCGGCACACGTGCCGAAGCTCATCCCCGTTGGTGAGGCGGACGCGGTGCGGTTCGGCTGCAACGCCGTGGTCGTGGGACGGACGGTGGTTCACAACAGCCGGTGCCCGGAACTCGGGGCCGCACTGCGGGCCGCGGGGTACGAGCCGGTCGAAGTCGAGCTCGACGAGTTCCTGAAGGCCGGCGGCAGTGCCAAGTGCCTGACGTTGCGCCTCGACGGGGAGGAGGCCGCGGGGTGGAAGCAGCGGGCGGCGGGTTCGTAG